The genomic interval CCGACTTTTTCATTTTAAACCGATCCCGGTTACGCTCTCGCGCGGGACGGTGCTTTACGCTTTGATTTTTTAATCGCTGCCTCAATCTCTTTGCTCAGGTTGGCAAAAGTGGGTTTACCTTTTAAAGGCGCCCCATTGATGAAAAAAGCAGGTACTTCCTTCACTCCTAAACCGATGCCTTCTTTCAGGTCATCCTGTACCTGCCAGCCAAACTTACCGTTTACCAGGTGGTCCAGGAATTTTTTATCGGTCACACCCGCTTCGCGGGAGTGGAGTTTCAAACTGGTGGTACCAAGGCTCCGCCTGTTCTGGAACAATACATTATGCATTTCCCAAAACTTGCCTTCCTGGGCCGCGGCGATCGCCGCTTCACCAGCCTTCATGCTTCGTTGATGGATCATGGTTTGAGGGAAATGACGAAAATTGAATCGGATCTTCCCTTCATATTCTTCCAGTAGCTGTTTCACGATCTCATTCGCTTTCGCACAAGCCTCACTCTCATACTCACCAAATTCCATTAATGTCACCGGGGCTTCCGGGTTTCCAACAAAAACATCTCGAGGTTCAATGATTATTTCTTCTTCCTTTTTAAATGCCATAAAATTCTCCTTTTAAGTATTTCCCTGTTTGGGTAACGGACCTATATAATAACCGCATTCCGGGAATATA from Chitinophagales bacterium carries:
- a CDS encoding thioredoxin domain-containing protein — protein: MAFKKEEEIIIEPRDVFVGNPEAPVTLMEFGEYESEACAKANEIVKQLLEEYEGKIRFNFRHFPQTMIHQRSMKAGEAAIAAAQEGKFWEMHNVLFQNRRSLGTTSLKLHSREAGVTDKKFLDHLVNGKFGWQVQDDLKEGIGLGVKEVPAFFINGAPLKGKPTFANLSKEIEAAIKKSKRKAPSRARA